CGTCTCGGGGAGGAACAGCGCGGTGCTGTAGGTCAGGTCGCCCCACAGGCCGCCGTCGGAGGTCTCGTGCACGTACAGCGCGAGGTCGAACCGTGTGACGGCCGACGCGAAGGGGAACCCGGTGACGGTGAGCCCCTGGTGGCGCGGCACCCCGGCGTCCCTGCGGTAGTTCTGCAGCGCGAACATCACCTGGAACACCGGTGACCTGCTGACGTCCCGCGCCACGGCGAGCTCGTTCACCATCTGGTCGAACGGCAGCTCCTGGTGCGCGTACGCGTCCAGCGCCGTCTCACGGCACCGGGCCAGAAGGCCGGTGAACACCGGGTCACCCGACAGGTCGGCCCGCAGCGGCAGCGTGTTGACGAACACCCCGGCCGCGGTCTCCAGCTCCGGCAGCGACCGGCCGCTGACCGGCGAGCCGACCGCGAAGTCCTCGGTGCCGCCGTACCGGCCGAGCAGTGTCTGCAGCACGGCCAGCAGCGTCATGTACGGCGTGGCGCCGTGCGCGGCGCTCAGCCGCGTGACCTCGGCGGCCAGCTCGCGGTCGACGGCGAAACCGCAGGTCGCGCCGGCGAAACCGTGCACGGCGGGACGCGGCAGGTCGGTGGGGAGGTCGAGCGCCGGCACGCCGGCGAGCTTCCCGGTCCAGTACTCGACGTCGCGGCGGTACTCGGCGGTGCCGACCCTGGCCCGCTGCCAGGCGGCGTAGTCGCCGTACCCCACCGGCGCGGCCGGTTCCAGCGCCGCCGGCGTGCCGGACCGGTGCGCGTCGTGCAGCGCGAGGATCTCGCCGACGAGGATGTCGCAGGTCCTGCCGTCGGTGACCGCGTGGTGCATGGCGAGCAGCAGCACGTGGTCCTCGGGGGCCATCCGCACCAGCAGGGCCCGCATGAGCGGCCCCTGCGCCAGGTCGAACGGCCTGCCGATCTCCTCCTCCACCAGCGCGCGCGCCGCCGCGAGGAGCTCGTCCCCCGCCGGAAGGGTGTCCCCCTCCGCCGGGTCGCCCGCCGTCCCGCCTGCGGAAGCCGCCGCCTCGTCCCCGGCCAGGTCAGGCAGGCCGGCGGCGAGGTCGGCCACCCGCATCGGTGTGCGGGGCTCGGCGTCCACGACGGCCTCCGGCCGGCCGTCGGCGGTGGTCAGGAAACGGGTGCGCAGCGCCTCGTGACGCGCCGTGACGTCCAGCAGGGCCGCGCGCAGGCACCCGGCGTCCAGGGGTCCCTGGAGCCGCACGGCGAACGGCACGACGTACGCGGCGGTCCCCGGCAGGTACTGCTCCAGGAACCAGAACCGCTCCTGCGCGTGCGACAGCGGCGGCGGCGTGCCAGGCGGCCGGGGGGTGACGGTGACGACCGGCGCGCGGCGGCGCAGCCGCTGGGCCAGGAGCGCCTGCTTGGCGGCCGACAGGTCGGTGGTCATGACACGTCCTCCCTCTCACCGAGCAGCCGCTGCACCGGCGGCACCCGCGTGGCGGCCGGCAGGTCGGCGGTCATGAGACGTCCTCTCCATCGGCGCCGTCGCCGAGCAGGCGCATGGCCTCCTCGTCGGACATGCCGGCCAGTTCCTCCAGAAGCAGGCTCTCCACGACGGCGGCGAGCGCCGCCACCGTGCGGTGCGCGAACACGGCCCGGATCGGCACGTCGACCCCGACGCCGGCGCGCAGCCGCGCGGTCACCTGGACCGCGAGCAGCGAGTGGCCGCCGAGCGCGAAGAAGTCGTCGAACACCCCCACCTCGGGCCGGCCGAGCACCTCACCCCAGATCTCGGCGACCAGGTGCTCGGCGTCGGTGCGCGGCGGCACCGGCGGCGCGTCGCGCTCGGCCTCGACCTCGGGGAGCGCGGCGCGGTCCACCTTGCCGTTCGGCGTGAGCGGCAAGGCGCCGAGGCGCGTCCACAGGCCCGGCACCATGAACGGCGGCAGCGCGGCGGCGGCGTACGCGCGCAGGTCCTCGACCGGCGCGTCACCGGTGACGTACGCGATCAGCGTGTCGTCCCGCACCGTGACGGCCACCTCCCCCGCGCCGGGGAACGCCGCGAGGCGTGCCTCGACCTCGGCGGGCTCGACGCGGTGGCCGCGCACCTTGATCTGGTCGTCGAGACGGCCGAGGAACTCCAGCCGGCCGTCCGGCCGCCGCCGCACCCGGTCCCCGGTGCGGTACAGCCGCGCGCCTGGCGGCCCGGCGGGGTCGTCGAGGAACCGCTCGGCGGTCTGCTCGGGCCTGCCGAGGTAACCCCGGGCCACTCCGGCGCCGCCGACCCACAGCTCACCCGGCACGCCAGGCGGCACCGGCTCGCCGTACCGGTCCATGACGTGCACGGTGGTCTCGCCGATGGGCCGTCCGATGGGGGGCCGGGGGCCGGGGTCGTCCCCGAGTTCGGCGGCGGTCGCGATGACGGTGGTCTCGGTGGGGCCGTAGGTGTTGACCAGGCGCACCCGGCCGCCGAACCGCTCGTGCCAGCGTGCCACGGCGGACGCGTGCGCCTGCTCGCCGCCGAGGATCACCAGGCGCAGCCCGGCCGGCCAGCGGATGTCGTCGATCAGGTCGACCAGGCGGTGCCAGTAGGCGGTCGGCAGGTCGAGCACCGTGACGCCGGGGTCGGCGGCGAGCAGGTCGGGCAGCGACGCGCCGCCGTCCGGCAGCGTCACCACGGTCGCGCCGGCCACGAGGGCTGGGAAGATCTCCTCGGCGTGGGTGTCGAAGCCGAGCGAGGCGAACTGCACCACCTTGTCACCGGGGCCGAGGTCGTACGCGGGCCGCATCCACCGCACGCGGGCCGCCAGGTTGCCGTGCTCGACGACCACGCCTTTCGGCGCGCCGGTCGAGCCGGAGGTGTACAGGACGTACGCGGCGTCCCGTTCCTCCGGCCCGGCGGCCCCCGCGAGCGCGTGCGGCCCGGCGGCGCTCGGGGGTGTCGACACCGGCGGACCGTGCATCGCCAGGCCGGCGTCCACGGTGGCCGCCGGAAGACCGAGGTGACCGGTGGTGTCGTCGGTGACGACCAGGGACACACCCGCGTCGCGGACCAGCTCGGCGAGCCGCGTGGCCGGGTGGCCGGGGTCGAGCGGCAGGTAGGCGGCCCCGGCGTGCCAGGCGGCGAGCAGCGCGACCACCGCGGCCGGCGAGCGGTCCACGCACACGCCGACGGTCCGGTGGCCGCGCAGCGCGGCCGCGAGCGCGCGGGCCCGCGTGTCGAGCTCGGCGTAGGTGAGCCGTTCCGCGCCGCACTCCACCGCGACGGCGTGCGGGGTCCTGCGGACCGTGCCGGCGATCATCTCCGGCACGGTGCGCGCGCCGGGCCACGTCCAGGTGGACGGCCCGGGGACCTCGCCGGCCTCGGTGACGTCCTGCGGGGACAGCGCGATCACCCGCGGCTCCGCGAGCGCCGCCTCGTCGGCGGCGGTGCGCAGCGCCAGCCGTCCGACCGGGGTGTCCGGGGCCCGTACGGCGGCGCGCAGCAGCACCTCGAAGCGCGCGGCGACGCTCGCGACGGTGGCGGGCTCGAACAGTCCGGCGTCGTAGGCGAACTCCAGCGTCAGGCCGCCGGGGTGGCGCCAGGCGTCCAGCGCCAGGTCAAGCTTGACGTGGCCGGCGCGCGCGTCGAACGGCTCGCACGGCAGCCCGTCGAACGGCTCGGCGGTGCCGCTCTCCTCGCTGTGCAGGATGAACATGGTCTGGAACAGCGGCGTCGTGCCGGTGTCCCGGCCGGCCTCCAGCAGGCCCGGCAGCCGTTCGAACGGGATGACGCGATGGGTGTGCGCCTCCAGCACGGTCTCGCGCACCGTGGCGAGGAACGCGGCGAACGTGGGGTCGCCGGCGACGTCGGCCCGCAGCACGAGGGTGTCGGTGAGGTAGCCGACGACCCGTTCCAGCTCCACCCGGTCGCGCGCGGCGGTCGGCGAGCCGATCGCGAAGTCGTCCTGGCCGCTGTGCCTGGCCAGCAGCACGTGGTAGGCGGCGAGCAGCACCATGAACAAGGTGGCGCCGTGGTCGCGGCCGGTGCGCTCCAGCGCGGCGGCGAGGTCGCCGGCGAGCGTGACGCGGTGGTGGCCGGCGGGCCGCACCGTGACGTCGGCGCGTGGCCGGTCCACCGGCAGGTCGAGCGCCGGCAGCCCGCTCAGCTTGTCCTTCCAGTACGCAAGCGCCTCCTCGTGCCTGCCGGTGCCGGCGCGCAGCAGCTCGCGGTGCGCGATGTCGCCGGGTTGCAGCGACGCCGGCAGCGGGTCGCCGTCCACGCGGCGGCGGCCCGCGCCGTACAGGCGGGACAGGTCGTCCAGCAGCACGCCGAGCGACCAGCCGTCGGCGGCGATGTGGTGGGTGACCAGGCACAGCACGTGGTCCGACGGCGAGATCCTGATCAGCGTGGCGCGCAGCGGCGCCGCCGTCGTGAGGTCGAACGGCGTGCCGGTGCGCGCGGCGACCAGCTCACGCGCGTGGTCCTCGCTTTCGGCGTCCACGCGTTCGAAGGCCATGGCGGACGGCGGCTCGACCACGGCCAGGGGACGGCCGTCGTCGTGCGGGTATCGGGTGCGCAGGGCCTCGTGCCGCGCCGCCAGCAGCGTCAGCGCGCCGTCCAGCAGGTGCGGGTCGAGCGGGCCGCCGACGCGGCGCACCAGGTAGACGTTCCACGACGTGTCGGCGGGGTCGAAGCGGTGCAGGAACCACAGGCGCTCCTGTGCGGCCGACAGCGGCGCCGGGGAACCGTCGGGCCTCGGCTCGTACGGCGCGGCGCTCTCCTCGGCGCGGGACGCGGCGGCGGCGAGCGCCGCCACCGTGGGCCCGGCGAACAGCTCGCGCACCGGCACCCGCACGCCGAGCGCGTCGGCGAGGCGCGCGACGACCTTGGTGGCGAGGAGGGAGTGGCCGCCGAGCGCGAAGAAGTCGTCGTCCGCGCCGACCGCGGCGGCGTCCAGGCCGAGCACCTCGGCGAAGACCGCCGCGATCAGCCGTTCCGCCGGGGTGGAAGGGGGACGGCCGCCGCCGGGCTCGGCGGGCCCGGGATCCGGCAGCGCGCGCCGGTCCAGCTTGCCGTTCGGCGTGAGGGGGAGCTCGTCCATGCGGACGTACGTGGCGGGGAGCATGAAGGACGGCAGGCGCGCGGCCAGCGCGTCGCGGTCGGGTTCACCGGCGACGTAGGCGACGAGCGTCTGGTCGCGCACCACGACGGCGGCCTGCCGCACACCGGGCTGGGATTCGAGCGCCGCCTCGATCTCGCCGAGCTCGATGCGGTGTCCACGCAGCTTCACCTGGCCGTCGGACCGGCCGAGGAACTCCAGCGTGCCGCCGGCGCGGCGGCGCACGGTGTCGCCGGTGCGGTACAGCCGGTCCCCCGGCTCGCCGAACGGGTCGGGGACGAACCGCTCGGCGGTCAGCTCGGGACGGCCGAGGTAGCCGTCGGTGACGCCGGCGCCGCCGATGACGAGCTCACCGGGGACGCCGGGAGGCACGAGGCGCAGGTGCTCGTCCACCACGTGCACGCTGGTGCCGGCGATCGGCTCGCCGATGGACACCGCGACCGGGTTCCGCGGCACCTCCCACGCGGTGGACCAGATGGTGGTCTCGGTGGGGCCGTACATGTTCCACAGCCGCGCCACCTTGCCGCGCAGTTCGGCGGCGAGCGGAGCCGGCAGCGCCTCCCCGCCGGCCAGCGCCGTGATGTGCGGTCCGGTGAAGCCGGCGGCCAGCAGCACGCGCCAGCCGGACGGGGTGAGCTGCACGTGGGTGACGCCGCTGCCGTCGACGAGCCGGGCCAGCGCCGCGCCGTCCCTCGCGACGCCGGGTCCCGCGACCACCGCGCGCGCTCCGGTGACCAGCGGCAGGTACATCTCCAGGCCGGAGATGTCGAACGACGTCGAGGTGACCGCGAGCCACACGTCGTCCGGGCCCGCCTGGAGCAGGTCGCGCATGGCGAGCAGGAACGCGGTGAGCGCGCGGTGCGGCACCACCACACCCTTCGGCCTGCCGGTCGACCCGGAGGTGTAAAGCACGTACGCCGGGTCGTCCGGCCGGGGACCGGCCGGCGGCTCGCCGGGCCGGGGGGCGAGCAGATCGCCGTGCGGGTCCGGGCCGGGCCCGGGGGTGAGCAGGTCGCCGTGCGGGCCGAGGGCCGAAAGGTCGCCGTGCGGGCCGGCGGGGACGCCGGGGTCCAGGGGGAGCACCGTGGCGCCGTGCGGCGGCAGCAGGTGGGTGAGGGAGGGCTGCGCGAGGACGACGGCGGCGCCTGAGTCGGTGAGCACCATGGCGATCCGGTCCGGCGGGTAGCCGGGGTCGAGCGGCAGGTAGGCGGCACCCGCGCGCATCGTGCCGAGGAAACCGGCGACGGCGGCGGCGGACCGCTCGGCGAACACCGCGACCACCGTGCCGGGTCCCGCGCCGGCGCGCAGCAGCTCGCGTGCGATCCGGTCGGCGGCGGCGGCCACCTCGGCGTACGTCAGCGACACGCCGCCGGCGGCCCACCACGACCCTTCGGGGGAGGTGCGGGCCGGCTCCCCGTCCGCCGCCTGCCCGTGCGCAGCCGGGTTCGGCGGACCGGACGGGGAGCCGGGGAACCGGTGCCGCTCCGTCGCGGGGACGGTCAGCGCGACCGCCGCCGGTTCCGCGGCGGCGCGGCGCGCGAACATCTCGACGACCGTCGGCAGGGACGCCGGCGGCACCGGCGGGTGGCCTCCCTGGCGCAGCAGCAGTTCACGTTCGGCGGCGTCCACGGCGAGCAGGCGGGACAGGGGGGTGCCGGGTTCGCCGACGGCGCGGGCCAGCAGGGAGAGGTAGGCCGTGGCGTAGCCCTCGGCGGTCTCCCGGTCGAACAGGTCGGTGTTGTAGGTGAGGACGAGGCGCCGGTCACCGTTCTCGCCGAACACGTCGAGCACCAGGTCGTGGTGCACCCGCGCGTACCCGGCGTCCAGCACCTCGGCCCGCACACCGGGGAGGGTGAGGCGCGACTCCCCCATGTCGTGCAGCACCAGCATCGTCTGGAACAGCGGAGCGCGGCTCAGGTCGCGCTCCACGCCGAGCTCGGCGACCAGCCGCTCGAACGGCACGTGCTGGTGCCGGTAGGCGTCGAGCGCCGCGGCGCGGGTGCGCGCGAGCAGTTCACGGAAGTCCGGGTCGCCGGAAAGGTCGCCGCGCAGCACCAGCGTGCCGGAGAAGTAGCCGATGAGCGGCTCGTACTCCAGCCGGTCGCGGCCCGCGACGGCCGACCCGACGCACACGTCGTCCTGGCCGCTGTAGCGGTGCAGCAGTGCCTGGTAGGCCGCGGTCAGCACCATGAAGGCGGTGCAGCGCTCGGCGGCGGCGAGGCGGCGCACGCCGTCCATCAGCCCGTCCGGCAGCGGCACCACGAGCGCCGCTCCGGCCGTGGTGGCCATGGCGGGCCGGGGACGGTCGGTGGGAAGCTCCAGGGGACGTGTCCCGGCGAGCCGTTCCCTCCAGTACGCCAGCGCCTCGTCCCGGTCCTCGGCGTGCTCGCGTTGCGCGCGCGCGAAGTCGGCGAAGGCCGCCGGCAGCGGCGGCAGCGGGGACGGTTTGCCGTCGGCGTAGGCCGTGTACAGGCGCGCGGTCTCGTCGAGCAGCAGCTTCAGCGACCAGCCGTCGCAGGCGATGTGGTGGACGACCAGGCACAGCACGTGGTCGCGCGGGCCGAGGCGCGCGAGCGCGGCACGCAGCGGCGGCCCGGCGGCGAGGTCGAAGGGCCGGTTGGTGCGCTCGGCCAGGAATGCCGGCACCTCGCCGGGGGTGAGGTCGGCGCGCTCCAGGGTGAAGGCGCCAGGCGGCTCGGCGACCTGCTCGGGACGGCCGTCGCGCGCGGCGAATTTGGCGCGCAGCGGCGCGTGTCGCGCCACCACTTCGGCCATGGATCTTTCCAGGATGTCCGCGTCCAGCGGTCCGTCCAACCGTAAAGTGCTGAACAGGTGATGCGAGGAATCACCGGGTTGTAGCTGGTCGAGGAACCACAGGCGTTCCTGGCCGTACGAAAGCGGGATCAGTTCGCGCATGACGTCGACACCTCTGCCGGACTAAGACGGGAAAGGGGGCCCTTGTCCGTTATGTCCGTCAGACAAGCGCGTCCTGGATATATGCATAGTGCTCAGTGATGGTGGGAACGCTCCCACGCCCCGAAAGGCTATGGACCGGGTTTGACGTCGTCAAGATGTCCACCATGTTTCGTCCGTAACAGGCTTTTTACCAGGATATTTAGGCTGAGGCCTCTGTCCGAAACAGCCCAAACACCTGATCATCCTTGACACCTCTTCAGGCTCCTCCCTAGGGTCTTGGGAGCGCTCCCATATGCCCCCATTCCCTGCGGAACGCCGTGCTGGAGGTCCCGTGTCGCATCAACTCCGGCCGGAGAGGCCGAAACCGCACCGAAACACACCGCACCGGAACACGGGGGGACGCTCATGACCCCCACCGAGACGGCGGTCGCCGCGATGTGGACCGAACTGCTCGGCGTGACCCCCGCCTCGCCGGCCGACGACTTCTTCGTGCTCGGCGGCCAGTCGCTCGCCATGGTCCAGTTCCTCGCGCGCGTCCAGGAGAACTACGGCGTCGAACTCCCCATCGACCTGCTGTTCGGCGGCGACTTCACGGTGGCGGAGGCCGCCGCGGCGATCGACAGGGGCCGGCTCTCCTCCGCCGGCGACGACGAGATCGCCGCGCTCCTCGCGGAGCTGGAAGGCATGTCCGACGAGGACGTGCTCGCGCTCCTCGGCGAGGAGGACTGACCTCCGCGATGCCCACCATGTTGCTGGTGACGCACGGCACCGACGGCGACGTGCTGCCGTTCGTGCGGCTCGGCGGGGAACTGCGCGCCGGCGGCCACGAGGTCACGCTCATCACGCACGCGCACTACGGGCCGCACGCCGCGCGCGCCGGCCTCGGATTCGTGCCGATCGACACCGCGACGGAGTTCGAACGCACCCTCGCCGACACCCACGACCTGCTCGACGGCCTCGGGTGGCGCGAGTTCTACGAACGCAACGGGCTGTACCGGCAGATGGAGCTGGAGTTCACCGCGATGGCGGCGCGGTACCGCGCCGGGGAGACCGTGCTGGTGGGCCGGCACACCTCGGCGCTGTCGGTGCTGTTCGCCGCCGAGGCGCTCGGCGCGCCGGCCGCGTGGGTGGCGGTGGCGCCGATCCAGATCATGGCCGAGCGTGCCGCGCTGCACGCCTACCGCACCCTGCTCGACGACGGCATCGGCGGAGTGCGCCGGCGGCTCGGCCTGAGACCCATCGAGGACTGGGACGCGTGGTTCTCCTCGGCCGACCTGCACATCGGCCTGTGGCCGGCGTGGTTCGACCGCGCGGGGACCCAGTCACCCGGCAAGGTGCGCCTGACCGGCTTCCCGCTGCCGGACGAGAACGCCGAGGAGGCGCTGCCTCCGGAGGCGGAGGAGGCGCTGAGCGGCCCGGTCGCCCCCGTGCTCGTCACCGGCGGCACCGGCCGCATGCTGCACCGGCGTTTCTACGACGCCGCCGTCGAAGGAGCGCGCAAGGCCGGCCGGCCCGTGATGCTGGTGGTGCGGCACCGCGACCTGGTACCCGACCCGCTGCCGCCGGACATGACGTGGTTCCCGAGGCTGCCGTTCCGCGCCGTGATGCCCCGCGTCGCCGCCGTCGTCCACCACGGCGGCATCGGGACCCTGAGCCGCGCGCTGCGCGCCGGGGTCCCCCAGATCATCCTGGCCCACGGCGTGGACCGGCCCGACAACGCCGCGCGTCTGCACCGCCACCACCTCGCCGCCTGGCTCCCCGCTCCGCGCTGGACCCCCGAGGAGGTGGCCGCGCTGGTCACCTCCGCCACCGGCGGGGACCCGCTCGCCGCCGTCCCGGCCGGCGACGCGCCGGGTCAGGACGAGGGGACCCAGGACGGGGTGCGACGGGCCGCGGAGCTGATCGCGCCGCTCGCCGTCGCGCCGCCGGACTTCCCGGACGAGCCGGGTCCGGCGGTGCAGGCGGCGCGGCGGCAGCTGGAACGGATGTCGGCGGCGCAGCGGCGGGCCGTGGCCGAACGGCTGCGCGGCCGGCTCTCGGGACAGGAGGCGTGATGCGTCCACGGCGTCGCGCGACGGCCGTACCTGCTCGCCGGGAGGCGTGATGAGGATCCTGCTCGCGCAGAACATGTTCCACCTGCCGACGCACGGCGGGGCCAACAAGTCCAACCGGATCATGCTGGAACAGCTCGCGGCCCGGGGACACCAGTGCCGTGTCGTGGCGCCGCTGTCGGGAGCCCTGCGCCGGACGTCCCTCGACGCGCACCTGGCCTATCTGCAGAAGGCGGGTGCGCGGGTCCACCGGTTCGACGGCGACGAGGTGACCTACGAGTACCGCGGCGTGGTGGCGCACGCCGTCGTCAACCCGTCCCACCTGGCCCGGCGGGTCGGCACGGTCTGCGAGGAGCTGTCCCCCGACTGGGTGCTCGTGCCGTCCGACGACCCCGGTCTGATCATGCTCGGCGCCGCGTCGCGTGCGGCACCGGGCCGGGTCGTGTACCTGGCGCACACCTTGCAGCAGCTTCCGTTCGGGCCGGGTGCGTTCTACCCGAGCGCCGCGGGGACCCGCCTGGTGAAGGCCGCCGCCGGGGTCGTCGCGGTCAGCCGCGCGGCGCGCGACCACCTCGAACGCCACGGCGGCGTCGACGCCGCGCTCATCCACCCGCAGGTCTACGGCGGGATCACCCCGTCGACCGGCGGTACGGGTACGGCCGTGACCATGGTGAACCCGTGCGCGTACAAGGGTCTGCCGATCTTCCTCGCGCTGGCCGACGCGCGTCCCGGCGTGCGGTTCCTCGCGGTGCCGACGTGGGGTGCCACACCGGACGACCTGGCCGCGCTGCGCGCCAGGCCCAACATCGAGCTGATGGACCCGGTGGACGACATCGGCGAGGTCCTCGCGCGCAGCCGCGTGCTGGTGATGCCGTCGCTGTGGGACGAGACGTTCGGCTACACCGCCGTGGAAGGCATGCTGCGTGGCGTGCCGGTGCTCGCCGCCGACGTCGGCGGCCTGTCGGAGGCCAAGCTCGGCGTGCCGTACCTGCTGCCGGTGCGCCGCATCACCGGGTACGAGGCCGGCGCGCACGCGAGACCCGTGCCGGTCGTGCCGGACCAGGACGCCGGGCCGTGGCTCGCGGCTCTGGACCGGCTGCTCGACGACCCCGCGCACCACCAGGAGATCGCCGTACGTTCCGCCGAGGCCGCCGCCGCGTTCGTCGCGTCGCTGGACGAAGGCGCACTGGAACGTCACCTCGCCGGCCTCACCCCCGCCGCGCCGGGCCGGACCGGACCGGCCGTCGCGCGCGGCGGCGCCACGGCGCTCACCCCGCAGCGCCGCGCCGCGCTCGCCGCCTTGCTGGCGAACCGCGCGCACGCGAAGACCGCCCCCCTCTCTGAGCAAGGAGAAACAGCATCGTGACCGGCATCGCGCAGGCGTACCGCCCGCCCATCGCCGCCATCGCCGGTGAGGACCTGGACCTCCTCCTGCTCATCCGGCACTTCGAGCTCACCCTGCTGGACCTGTTCGGCGCAGGCGCGCTCAACGGGACCACGCACACCTGCCTCGGCCAGGAATACATCCCGGTGGCGCTGCGCACACTGCTGCGCGATGACGACTTCGTCTTCAGCAACCACCGGGGCCACGGCCATTTCCTGGCCCGCTACCCCGACCCGCGCGGACTGCTCGCCGAGATCATGGGACGGGAGGGAGCCCTGTGCGGCGGCGTCGGAGGCAGCCAGCACATCTACCACGAGCGGTTCCTGTCCACCGGCGTGCAGGGGGAGAGCCTGCCGGTCGCCGTCGGGGTGGGTCTGCGCCTGAAGCGGGCCGGTCACGGCGCGCTGGCGTGCGCGTACATCGGCGACGGCACGCTCGGCGAGGGCTCGGTGTACGAGGCGCTGAACATGGCGCGGCTGTGGCGGGTGCCGCTGCTGGTGATCGTGGAGAACAACGGCATCGCGCAGTCCACCCCGACCGGCCGCCAGATGTCCGGCACGGTCGCGGGCCGCGCGGCGGCGTTCGGCATCGGGTACCACCGGATCACCACCGTGGACCTGGCGTGGATCCGCGACGCGCTCGGCCCGCTGATCACCTCGGTGCGGCAGAACTCCGGCCCGCTGATCGTGGAGTTCATGACGAACCGCATCGGGCCGCACAGCAAGGGTGACGACTCGCGGCCCGTCGCCGAGCGGGAGCACGCCGAGCTGTCCGGCTGGCACCGCGCGTACGAGGAGGCGTTCCCCGGGCCGTACGCCGAGGCGGACGTGCGGCAGCGTGAGCTGGTCGCCGAGGTCGCGGCCGAGGTCGCGGCCCGTCCGCCGGTCGGCGGAGGCCCCACGTGACCCGGGCCGAGCGCGTCGTCGACAACCTCAACCGCGCGCTGCACGAGGCGATGGCGGCCGACCCCGGCCTGCACATCCTCGGTGAGGACATCGCCGACCCGTACGGCGGCGCGTTCAAGGTCACCCGAGGGCTGTCCACGCAGTACGGCGCGCGGGTGATGGCGACGCCGCTGAGCGAAGGCGGGAT
The window above is part of the Sphaerisporangium rubeum genome. Proteins encoded here:
- a CDS encoding thiamine pyrophosphate-dependent dehydrogenase E1 component subunit alpha produces the protein MTGIAQAYRPPIAAIAGEDLDLLLLIRHFELTLLDLFGAGALNGTTHTCLGQEYIPVALRTLLRDDDFVFSNHRGHGHFLARYPDPRGLLAEIMGREGALCGGVGGSQHIYHERFLSTGVQGESLPVAVGVGLRLKRAGHGALACAYIGDGTLGEGSVYEALNMARLWRVPLLVIVENNGIAQSTPTGRQMSGTVAGRAAAFGIGYHRITTVDLAWIRDALGPLITSVRQNSGPLIVEFMTNRIGPHSKGDDSRPVAEREHAELSGWHRAYEEAFPGPYAEADVRQRELVAEVAAEVAARPPVGGGPT